The Mesomycoplasma ovipneumoniae genome window below encodes:
- the rpsB gene encoding 30S ribosomal protein S2, which yields MLNISEISTENSAEIPIVSKQKLLEAGVYFGHKSSQWHPKMAQFLLKRKRNETHIIDVLKTQKMLEIAYKLVEKFAQKGAKFIFVGTKKQAKKAIEEQAIRTNSIYVSGRWLGGTLTNSRTILSRLKAMEELEKQTAENFEGYTKKEILSKQKQLAKLQKNLNGIKGLKDVPLFSLIMLVADPLKDIIAVKEARKKGIKIIGITDSNVDPSLVDFGIPANDDSTKSITLIFTILADAISSAKGGKKLFAYQPDEQIILPEDPEKEQKQLRFRRNSFDKFEKFDKSKTKPGDKKVQNPSQSSETKIA from the coding sequence ATGTTGAACATTAGTGAGATTTCTACTGAAAACTCAGCGGAAATTCCTATTGTTTCAAAGCAAAAACTATTAGAAGCGGGTGTTTATTTTGGTCATAAATCATCGCAATGACACCCTAAAATGGCGCAATTTTTACTAAAAAGAAAGCGTAATGAAACTCACATTATTGATGTTTTAAAAACTCAAAAAATGTTAGAAATTGCTTATAAATTAGTTGAAAAATTTGCCCAAAAAGGTGCTAAATTTATTTTTGTAGGTACAAAAAAACAAGCAAAAAAAGCCATTGAAGAACAAGCAATCCGTACAAATTCAATATACGTTTCTGGTCGTTGATTAGGCGGAACTTTGACAAACAGTCGAACAATTTTGTCACGTCTTAAAGCAATGGAAGAACTTGAAAAACAAACAGCAGAAAATTTTGAAGGTTATACAAAAAAAGAAATACTTTCAAAACAAAAACAATTAGCTAAGTTACAAAAAAATCTTAACGGAATTAAAGGATTAAAAGACGTTCCACTTTTTTCATTAATAATGTTAGTTGCCGATCCTTTAAAAGATATAATCGCAGTTAAAGAAGCCCGTAAAAAAGGAATTAAAATTATCGGGATAACAGATTCAAATGTTGATCCATCTTTGGTTGATTTTGGAATTCCTGCTAATGATGATTCAACTAAATCAATCACATTAATTTTTACTATTTTAGCTGATGCAATTTCATCAGCAAAAGGTGGTAAAAAACTTTTTGCATATCAGCCTGATGAGCAAATTATTTTGCCAGAAGATCCTGAAAAAGAGCAAAAACAACTAAGATTTCGCCGTAATTCATTCGATAAATTTGAAAAGTTCGATAAATCTAAAACAAAACCAGGCGATAAAAAAGTACAAAACCCTAGCCAGTCTAGCGAAACTAAAATTGCATAA
- a CDS encoding Nif3-like dinuclear metal center hexameric protein, with the protein MKTKVIGDFLLEKFPLENCQDWDNCGWNLFFDSEIFKVLICIDLTKSVLDFAIKNNYNLIISHHPFFFYPTKKEEFQNSPYKKKISSLLKKHSISVLALHTNFDSTNNQTAFSIANQWGLDASGAIKIDDFNILIENNLKVSEILKRISLNSNLATFRANFSQDFLPKKVAILPGSGGILACLLAKKQKANLVITSDLKWSDQLTIKHHKIKVLEIPHLIEQVFTDKIAQILQEKFKNIEIHSFKLPEILSEVKIKW; encoded by the coding sequence ATGAAAACAAAAGTAATTGGCGATTTTTTGCTTGAAAAATTTCCACTAGAAAACTGTCAAGACTGAGATAATTGTGGTTGAAATCTCTTTTTTGATTCTGAAATTTTTAAGGTTCTTATTTGCATTGATCTTACAAAAAGTGTTTTAGATTTTGCTATTAAAAATAATTATAATTTAATAATTTCACATCATCCTTTCTTTTTTTATCCGACAAAAAAGGAAGAATTTCAAAATTCGCCATACAAGAAAAAAATTTCTAGCCTTCTAAAAAAACACTCAATTAGCGTGCTTGCGCTCCACACGAATTTTGACTCAACAAACAACCAAACCGCATTTTCAATCGCCAACCAGTGAGGTCTAGATGCAAGTGGAGCTATAAAAATTGATGATTTTAACATTTTAATTGAAAATAATTTAAAGGTTTCAGAAATTTTAAAAAGAATTTCACTAAATAGTAATTTAGCGACTTTTCGAGCTAATTTTTCACAAGATTTTTTGCCAAAAAAAGTGGCAATTCTTCCAGGTTCAGGTGGAATTTTAGCATGTCTTTTAGCAAAAAAACAAAAAGCCAATCTTGTTATAACTTCTGATCTCAAATGATCAGATCAACTCACGATCAAGCATCATAAAATCAAAGTTTTAGAAATTCCCCATCTTATTGAGCAAGTTTTTACTGATAAAATTGCCCAAATATTACAAGAAAAATTTAAAAACATCGAAATTCACAGTTTTAAATTACCTGAAATTTTAAGCGAGGTTAAAATCAAATGATAA
- a CDS encoding glycine--tRNA ligase: MAKFENYQFFINYLKNLGFIFPSSQIYGGLANSYDYGHLGVLLAKNIENFWADFFINKDLNAFFIDTKILLNPKVWQASGHLENFSDLLVENKINKKRYRVDHLFENNFPNLIFEKLNQQEIQQYLAKIENYDGSKTDWSIPKNFNLLFQTEQGVVENEKTTLYLRPETAQGIFINFKSLLRFTKNTLPLRIAQVGKSFRNEISPGNFIFRTREFTQLEQEIFVRPEQADEIFHSEIEKVQLFLTKLGFSPDSIRISNHQPEKLAHYAKATTDFEYFFNFGWGELIGISNRGNFDLKNHMAKSGENLEFVDSATGQKILPYIIEPSIGLDRLMLAILEQNFVHDIEKDRYFLKFPFILSPYKVAVLPLLKKFSPQAEEIWKMLVSHGISSTFVNTGTIGKRYYYQDSIGTFFCITVDEEGIQNQSVTIRFRDTCEQKRIKITEIIQFIEENSSNE; encoded by the coding sequence ATGGCCAAATTTGAAAACTACCAATTTTTTATTAATTATCTAAAGAATTTAGGATTTATTTTTCCTAGTTCCCAAATTTATGGAGGTTTAGCAAATTCTTATGATTATGGCCATCTTGGTGTTCTTTTAGCTAAAAATATTGAAAATTTTTGGGCTGATTTTTTCATAAACAAAGATCTTAATGCCTTTTTTATTGACACAAAAATTTTGCTTAACCCAAAAGTTTGACAGGCCTCTGGTCATCTTGAAAACTTCAGCGACTTGCTAGTTGAAAATAAAATTAATAAAAAACGTTATCGTGTTGACCATTTGTTTGAAAATAATTTTCCAAATTTAATTTTTGAAAAATTAAATCAACAAGAAATTCAACAATATTTGGCTAAAATTGAAAATTATGATGGATCAAAAACTGACTGATCTATTCCCAAAAATTTCAATCTTTTATTCCAAACCGAACAAGGTGTTGTTGAAAATGAAAAAACAACATTGTATTTACGACCTGAAACAGCACAGGGAATTTTTATAAATTTTAAATCACTTTTAAGATTTACTAAAAACACCTTACCTCTTCGAATTGCTCAGGTAGGAAAATCGTTTCGAAACGAAATTTCACCTGGAAATTTCATTTTTCGAACCCGCGAATTTACTCAACTAGAACAGGAAATTTTTGTCAGACCTGAACAAGCAGATGAAATTTTTCACTCTGAAATAGAAAAAGTTCAACTTTTTTTAACCAAATTAGGTTTTTCGCCAGATTCAATCCGAATTAGCAATCATCAACCTGAAAAATTGGCCCATTATGCAAAAGCAACTACAGATTTTGAGTATTTTTTTAATTTTGGCTGAGGTGAGCTAATTGGAATTTCGAACCGTGGAAATTTTGATCTTAAAAATCACATGGCTAAAAGTGGCGAAAATCTTGAATTTGTTGATTCTGCAACTGGTCAAAAAATTTTACCATACATAATCGAACCATCAATTGGCCTAGACAGACTTATGTTAGCGATTTTAGAGCAAAATTTTGTTCATGACATCGAAAAAGACCGTTATTTTCTTAAATTTCCGTTTATTTTAAGCCCATATAAAGTTGCGGTTTTACCGCTTTTAAAGAAATTTTCACCTCAAGCAGAAGAAATATGAAAAATGCTTGTTAGCCACGGAATTTCTTCTACTTTTGTAAACACAGGAACTATTGGAAAAAGATATTATTATCAAGACTCAATTGGAACTTTTTTTTGCATTACAGTCGATGAAGAAGGAATTCAAAATCAAAGTGTAACAATCAGATTTCGCGATACTTGTGAACAAAAAAGAATAAAAATCACCGAAATTATCCAATTTATAGAGGAAAATTCTTCAAATGAATAA
- a CDS encoding RNA polymerase sigma factor: MQEQLEQKQKQKTKKSSKKTEENVFLSHEDVYKYIENLSLSVSEDELDEFFQILMQKKIISGELDKEDLEDVSSSDFVEQISQKNSKNKTKKNLDNLDDDKDLSLDRIDDQEDFDDLSQDDSGEIEFGHSVDESLRIQDIDDLDYINDENSSQFRKPKIYSDDVYRNKLTDTNDMIKWYMRWIGKYGKLLSQEEEQELARKMQIKGRIGKKARDTLIKRNLRLVVNSAKRYKNRGLNFIDLISEGNLGIIKAVSKYDHTKGFKFSTYATWWIRQAITRAVADQARLIRIPVHMVETINKINKAERELQQEKGLNPTAEEIAQRLGPEFTAEKVRYIKKINVDPISLDKAIGKEEDSSFSDFIKDENIISPAEYAEREEKAKVLLEIIEATLDYDEKDFIKRRYGVGVDENGVPYQAHSFEELAAMRRVTKERVRQIEGKILKKLRTPQKRWSLRDFN; encoded by the coding sequence TTACAAGAACAATTAGAACAAAAACAAAAGCAAAAAACTAAAAAAAGTTCGAAAAAAACTGAGGAAAATGTATTTTTAAGTCACGAAGATGTTTATAAATATATCGAAAATTTAAGCCTTTCAGTTTCAGAGGACGAACTTGACGAGTTTTTTCAAATTTTAATGCAGAAAAAAATAATTAGCGGTGAATTAGACAAAGAAGATCTTGAAGATGTTTCAAGTTCAGACTTTGTTGAGCAAATTAGTCAAAAAAATTCTAAAAATAAAACAAAGAAAAATCTTGATAATTTAGATGATGACAAAGATTTGAGTCTAGACAGAATTGATGACCAAGAAGATTTTGATGACTTGTCTCAGGATGATAGTGGCGAAATTGAATTTGGTCACTCGGTTGATGAATCACTAAGAATCCAAGACATTGACGATCTTGATTATATCAATGATGAAAATTCAAGTCAATTTCGCAAACCTAAAATTTACAGCGATGATGTTTACCGAAATAAACTCACCGACACAAATGACATGATCAAATGATACATGCGTTGAATCGGTAAATACGGAAAATTATTAAGCCAAGAAGAAGAACAAGAACTCGCCCGTAAAATGCAAATTAAAGGCCGAATCGGTAAAAAAGCTCGAGATACCTTAATAAAACGTAATTTAAGACTGGTTGTAAACAGTGCAAAACGCTATAAAAACCGTGGTTTAAATTTTATCGACCTAATTTCTGAAGGTAATTTAGGAATTATTAAAGCCGTTTCAAAATATGACCACACTAAAGGATTTAAATTTTCAACTTATGCAACTTGATGAATTCGTCAGGCAATCACAAGAGCTGTCGCTGATCAGGCAAGACTAATTAGAATTCCAGTTCATATGGTCGAAACTATTAATAAAATTAACAAAGCTGAACGCGAATTACAGCAAGAAAAAGGGCTAAATCCAACAGCCGAAGAAATTGCTCAGCGTCTTGGGCCTGAATTTACAGCCGAAAAAGTCCGTTATATTAAAAAAATAAATGTCGACCCGATTTCGCTAGATAAAGCCATTGGAAAAGAAGAAGATAGCTCTTTTTCTGATTTTATTAAGGATGAAAATATAATTTCACCAGCTGAATATGCCGAGCGCGAGGAAAAAGCTAAAGTTTTACTTGAAATAATCGAGGCCACACTTGACTATGATGAAAAAGATTTTATCAAACGCCGTTATGGAGTTGGGGTTGACGAAAATGGTGTTCCCTATCAAGCTCATAGTTTTGAAGAATTAGCGGCCATGCGTCGCGTCACAAAGGAGCGAGTACGTCAAATAGAGGGTAAAATTCTTAAAAAATTAAGAACCCCTCAAAAAAGATGGTCACTACGTGATTTTAACTAA
- a CDS encoding deoxyribonuclease IV: MIKIGSHVPFKKPDYLFGAIDISLKNKANAAMIFLGPPQSTMRTKPENYKFEEYVAEFSKQIPPADIVVHAPYIINLANPLKANFSIDFLVKEIEKMNFIGAKFLVLHPGFFTTYTRLEAKNQLVKSLKVILEKTKNVVILLETMAGKGTEMCSSFEEIVEIIHDLNSERIGVCLDTCHVWDAGYDLKNYAEFQQELIKTKIINHIKVIHLNDSANPLGSKKDRHANIDKGFIGLETLQKIVHDPLFDNIPIILETPYVDNKPIYDQEIALLLKK; the protein is encoded by the coding sequence ATGATAAAAATTGGATCACATGTACCTTTCAAAAAACCAGATTACCTTTTTGGTGCAATCGATATTTCTCTAAAAAATAAAGCAAATGCAGCAATGATTTTTCTAGGTCCACCTCAGTCAACAATGAGAACTAAACCTGAAAATTATAAATTTGAAGAATATGTCGCTGAATTTTCCAAGCAAATTCCGCCTGCCGATATAGTCGTTCATGCTCCTTATATTATAAATTTGGCTAATCCATTAAAAGCTAATTTTTCTATTGATTTTTTGGTAAAAGAGATTGAAAAAATGAACTTTATAGGGGCAAAATTCTTAGTTTTGCACCCAGGTTTTTTCACAACTTATACAAGATTAGAAGCAAAAAATCAGCTTGTAAAGTCACTTAAGGTTATACTTGAAAAAACAAAAAATGTTGTGATTTTACTTGAGACTATGGCCGGAAAAGGGACTGAAATGTGCTCTAGTTTTGAAGAAATAGTCGAGATAATTCACGACCTAAATTCAGAAAGAATTGGGGTTTGCCTTGATACTTGTCATGTTTGAGATGCTGGTTATGATCTCAAAAATTATGCTGAATTTCAACAAGAATTAATAAAAACTAAAATAATAAATCATATAAAAGTTATTCATCTAAATGATTCAGCAAATCCGCTTGGTTCAAAAAAGGATCGTCACGCTAATATTGACAAAGGTTTTATTGGTCTTGAAACTCTTCAAAAAATTGTTCACGACCCACTTTTTGATAATATTCCAATAATTTTAGAAACACCTTATGTTGATAATAAACCAATTTATGATCAAGAAATCGCCCTTTTATTGAAAAAATAG
- the ffh gene encoding signal recognition particle protein, with protein MLDFLTNRIQSSLKKIQKSVTINEQDLAEIIREIRLALLEADVNLLVVKNFIAQVKNQVLTNGLTSKLNPQQEFLKILHQNLVSVLGVSAKSINFSKKPTTIMLVGLQGSGKTTTTAKLAVYARQKNFSKKILLVACDTYRPAAIDQLKQLGKQVSIDVFYIEKTPVEIAKDALIYSRNNNYDLVIFDTAGRLSINSELMTELADIKKAVKPDQILFVLDALSGQDIINVAETFHKEINLTGSIITKLDSNARAGAALSITHLLKIPILFIGSGEKISALELFHPNRIADRILGMGDVMSLLEQAEENIDKQTVKKLSHRMFSGQFNLDDLLNSLAQIQKIGKFSKIIKMIPGLSGKINASQIDEVEQKMKLYKILISSMTLEERKKPKLLKNPSRRNRIIRGSGRTGAEFNRLISEFESMSKKMSEFSSKNINFDAFFK; from the coding sequence ATGTTAGATTTTTTGACCAATAGAATCCAGTCATCTTTAAAAAAAATTCAGAAATCTGTAACCATTAATGAGCAAGATTTAGCAGAAATTATTCGTGAAATTCGTCTTGCTTTACTTGAAGCTGACGTTAATTTATTAGTTGTTAAAAACTTTATTGCTCAGGTTAAAAATCAGGTTTTAACAAACGGACTGACCTCCAAACTTAATCCCCAACAAGAATTTTTGAAAATATTACACCAAAATTTAGTTTCGGTTCTTGGAGTTAGTGCAAAGTCTATTAATTTTTCTAAAAAACCAACAACAATAATGCTAGTTGGTCTTCAAGGTTCAGGAAAAACTACAACTACGGCAAAACTTGCAGTTTATGCTCGCCAAAAAAATTTTTCAAAAAAAATTTTGTTAGTAGCTTGTGATACTTACCGTCCTGCTGCGATTGATCAATTGAAACAATTGGGAAAACAAGTTTCAATTGATGTTTTTTATATTGAAAAAACTCCTGTTGAAATTGCAAAAGATGCCCTAATTTATAGCAGAAATAACAATTATGACCTTGTTATTTTTGATACAGCCGGTCGTCTTTCAATTAATTCTGAATTGATGACTGAGTTAGCTGACATTAAAAAAGCTGTAAAACCTGATCAAATTCTTTTTGTCCTTGATGCCCTTTCTGGTCAAGATATAATAAATGTTGCTGAAACTTTTCATAAAGAAATTAATTTAACTGGCTCAATTATTACAAAATTAGACTCAAATGCTCGTGCAGGTGCGGCCCTTTCAATTACACATTTGCTTAAAATTCCAATTTTATTTATTGGTTCAGGTGAAAAAATTTCTGCCTTAGAACTATTTCACCCCAACAGAATTGCCGACCGAATTTTAGGAATGGGCGATGTAATGTCACTTTTAGAACAAGCCGAAGAAAATATTGACAAACAAACCGTTAAAAAACTGTCTCATCGTATGTTTTCTGGTCAATTTAATTTAGATGACCTCCTAAATAGTCTTGCTCAAATTCAAAAAATTGGGAAATTTTCTAAAATTATAAAAATGATTCCTGGATTATCGGGCAAAATTAATGCGAGTCAGATTGATGAAGTTGAGCAAAAAATGAAACTTTATAAAATTTTAATCTCGTCAATGACTCTTGAAGAGCGAAAAAAACCAAAACTTTTAAAAAATCCATCTCGTAGGAATCGAATTATTCGCGGATCAGGTCGAACAGGTGCTGAATTTAACCGTTTAATTAGTGAGTTTGAATCAATGTCCAAAAAAATGTCTGAATTTTCATCAAAAAATATTAATTTTGATGCATTTTTTAAATAA
- the dnaG gene encoding DNA primase — protein sequence MNKQQILAHILKNTDIYALISQAIQLSPKGRNTFVGLCPFHEDTNPSLSVSISKQIFKCFSCQKGGNIVNFVMLWKNLNFFQAVEYLNKEYNLNLKLANNLAPEKVYSQIELQALRAFENSVSLYLLELLTITSRAKKSPKNRQELEIYNFINSRGLSREIIEKFKIGFAPSSFLKPRLVDSKLFDEETLKDYSLLNQQGFDFFQNRIVFPIENLEGKVVGFSGRCLPNTKCEPKYLNSPSSKLFSKSEIFYNYKNAIADNPKEIFITEGFFDVIAFYKVNIKNVIALMGTSLTKKHCELLNNFTVVIALDGDRAGIEATLKSALILSQNQIKTYIISGFDGKDPDEYLNNFGAESFLEKLSDRKNCFDFAYSFYKNQIKENSSDEITEFVSKFTPFLQSLHAQNSPLLGVFLKKIKEDLGIEKSAFRWIKSIQYPSKSDHELEKYGDFFENKQLNKRNNYENRPYPFEYIELKLFLIILKDFLEGDQQKFSYFKSLNFKFLNPLNNKFVEKLYSSDRKNPEIYKQTLQEIDKVSDSLNEYLKIPEYDFKNFNVHEKTLDDVDGYVKDINTKRNWNNNNNLYRFSKNNGKDFLIDSYNDEI from the coding sequence ATGAATAAGCAGCAAATTTTAGCTCATATTTTAAAAAACACCGATATTTATGCACTAATTTCACAAGCAATCCAACTTTCACCCAAAGGAAGAAACACATTTGTTGGACTTTGTCCATTTCATGAAGACACAAATCCATCACTGTCAGTTTCAATTTCTAAACAAATTTTTAAGTGCTTTTCTTGTCAAAAAGGTGGAAATATTGTTAACTTTGTGATGCTTTGAAAAAATTTGAATTTTTTTCAAGCTGTTGAATATCTCAACAAAGAATACAATTTAAACCTTAAGTTAGCAAATAATTTGGCCCCTGAAAAAGTTTATTCTCAAATCGAACTTCAAGCATTGCGCGCTTTTGAAAATTCAGTTTCACTTTATCTTTTAGAACTACTTACAATTACATCAAGAGCCAAAAAAAGCCCTAAAAACCGACAAGAATTGGAAATTTACAACTTTATAAATTCGCGAGGGCTAAGTCGCGAAATTATTGAAAAATTTAAAATCGGCTTTGCACCAAGTTCATTTTTAAAACCTCGACTAGTGGATTCAAAATTATTTGATGAGGAAACTTTAAAAGATTATTCACTTTTAAATCAACAAGGTTTTGATTTTTTTCAAAATCGAATTGTTTTCCCTATTGAAAATTTAGAAGGAAAAGTTGTTGGATTTTCTGGCCGTTGTTTGCCTAACACTAAATGTGAACCAAAATATTTAAACTCGCCATCAAGTAAATTATTTTCTAAATCTGAAATTTTCTACAATTATAAAAATGCAATTGCTGATAATCCCAAAGAAATTTTTATTACTGAAGGTTTTTTTGATGTCATTGCATTTTACAAGGTCAATATTAAAAATGTAATTGCGCTTATGGGTACTTCTCTGACTAAAAAACACTGTGAATTATTGAATAATTTTACAGTTGTCATTGCCCTTGATGGTGATCGGGCTGGCATTGAAGCTACCTTAAAATCTGCACTCATACTTTCACAAAACCAAATTAAAACTTATATTATATCAGGTTTTGACGGAAAGGATCCTGATGAATATTTAAATAATTTTGGCGCTGAGAGTTTTTTAGAAAAACTTTCAGATCGCAAAAATTGCTTTGATTTTGCCTACAGTTTTTACAAAAATCAAATCAAAGAAAATTCTAGCGATGAAATTACCGAATTTGTTAGCAAATTTACGCCGTTTTTACAAAGTTTGCATGCCCAAAATAGCCCATTATTAGGTGTTTTTTTGAAAAAAATTAAAGAGGACTTAGGTATTGAAAAAAGTGCTTTTCGCTGAATAAAATCAATTCAGTATCCATCCAAATCTGATCACGAACTTGAAAAATATGGCGATTTTTTTGAAAATAAACAACTAAATAAAAGGAATAACTATGAAAACCGGCCATATCCATTCGAATATATTGAGTTAAAATTATTTTTAATTATTTTGAAGGATTTTCTTGAAGGTGATCAACAAAAATTTTCTTATTTTAAAAGTTTAAATTTTAAATTTTTAAATCCACTTAATAATAAGTTTGTTGAAAAATTATATTCTAGTGATAGAAAAAATCCGGAAATTTACAAGCAAACTTTACAAGAAATTGATAAAGTAAGTGATTCATTAAACGAATACTTAAAAATACCAGAATATGACTTTAAAAATTTTAATGTACATGAAAAAACATTAGATGATGTTGACGGCTATGTTAAAGATATTAATACAAAAAGAAACTGAAATAATAACAATAATTTATATCGATTTTCAAAAAATAATGGAAAAGATTTTTTAATTGATTCGTATAACGACGAAATTTAA
- the tsf gene encoding translation elongation factor Ts: MLKIDKLAKIKELREITDAPFVDCKTALENSDYEINGAIKWLHENGKSKALKKADRIAAEGLVLATKSEKHALIFELNSETDFVAKNQNFVKLQDEIAQLLLENDFDNLETALTIKNPDSRTIAEMLVESTATMGEKITLRRVLKTQILEGQKVGLYTHSNGQIASVVVLDGGNCTVAKDISMHVSALNPEFNFESDVPQERLAEITQKVEDSPALEKKPENIKQKIIRGMIEKELSNFVLEFQPLAIDSAITVGKYLEQNSAKLVQAVRFEVGEGIEKQAVDFYTEVNSQIKEAK; encoded by the coding sequence ATGTTAAAAATAGATAAATTAGCAAAAATTAAAGAATTAAGAGAAATTACGGATGCTCCTTTTGTTGATTGCAAAACAGCACTTGAAAACTCTGACTATGAAATAAATGGTGCTATTAAATGACTTCACGAAAATGGTAAGTCAAAAGCACTAAAAAAAGCTGACCGTATTGCTGCAGAAGGCTTAGTTTTAGCAACTAAAAGTGAAAAACACGCTTTAATTTTTGAACTTAATTCTGAAACAGATTTTGTTGCTAAAAATCAAAACTTTGTAAAACTTCAAGACGAAATTGCCCAATTACTTCTAGAAAATGACTTTGACAATTTAGAAACTGCCTTAACTATTAAAAATCCTGACTCCCGTACAATTGCAGAAATGTTAGTCGAATCTACAGCAACTATGGGTGAAAAAATAACTTTGCGTCGGGTACTAAAAACCCAAATTTTAGAAGGACAAAAAGTTGGACTTTATACACATTCTAACGGACAAATTGCTTCTGTTGTTGTTTTAGATGGCGGAAATTGCACTGTTGCAAAAGATATTTCTATGCATGTTTCAGCTCTAAATCCAGAATTTAATTTTGAGTCCGATGTGCCTCAAGAAAGACTTGCAGAAATCACTCAAAAAGTTGAAGATTCACCTGCCTTAGAAAAGAAACCCGAAAATATTAAGCAAAAAATTATTCGTGGTATGATTGAAAAAGAATTGTCAAATTTTGTTCTTGAATTTCAACCTTTAGCAATCGATAGCGCCATTACTGTTGGTAAATATTTAGAACAAAATTCTGCTAAATTAGTTCAAGCTGTTCGCTTTGAAGTTGGTGAAGGAATCGAAAAACAAGCTGTCGATTTTTATACAGAAGTTAATTCACAAATAAAAGAAGCTAAATAA
- the recU gene encoding Holliday junction resolvase RecU produces MNHKNRGMFLEKIINNTIEFYYQNDIAIFHKKNLDISFKAVQKDLTLNDAFVLKKSTVDYYGIYKGIFVAFEAKSTNENVLNLKQIPDHQINYLHKIRKHFGCAFFIIFFKQLEKFYILSVDKIDFSKKSISAHFLEKEGIEITLTYPGIIDFIAYIDQMI; encoded by the coding sequence ATGAATCATAAAAACCGCGGAATGTTTCTTGAAAAAATTATTAATAACACAATTGAATTTTATTATCAAAACGACATTGCGATTTTTCATAAAAAAAATCTAGACATTAGTTTTAAAGCCGTTCAAAAAGATTTGACCTTAAATGATGCCTTTGTATTAAAAAAGTCAACCGTTGATTATTATGGAATTTATAAAGGAATTTTTGTCGCTTTTGAGGCCAAAAGTACCAATGAAAACGTTTTAAATTTAAAGCAAATCCCAGACCATCAAATCAATTATCTACATAAAATTAGAAAACATTTTGGTTGTGCATTTTTCATCATTTTTTTCAAACAACTTGAAAAATTTTACATTTTAAGTGTCGACAAAATAGATTTTTCAAAAAAGTCAATTTCTGCTCATTTTTTAGAAAAAGAAGGGATAGAAATTACACTTACATACCCTGGAATCATTGATTTTATTGCTTATATTGATCAAATGATTTAA